The following are encoded in a window of Candidatus Methylomirabilota bacterium genomic DNA:
- a CDS encoding hotdog domain-containing protein, translated as MPAIAETTVEKIHWVFPEHAGAPGQIHGGRMMEWITEAGTLAAARLARGNAVLGAMDDIDFLHPVKVGEIAILRAQVEYVGRTSLEVGVRVWAENVATGERSVTLNSHLVFVSVDEDARPRSVPHKIAPADTAEEALVEAARRRRQQRLVRFAQKAARVSDTGSDDDIRWRFESVRPVLPEDALFGNMLFPGKMLRALDEAGGILSMRYCRGLVMTACLDAMDFYSPIFTREVVTFKAGLNHVGTSSLEIGVKVLAEKPWTGEVRHACTAFLAFVHLGPDRRPRPCPPFTPETPAERRRWDAALARRELRLERVKRLRAAIGG; from the coding sequence ATGCCGGCGATCGCGGAGACCACCGTCGAGAAGATCCACTGGGTGTTCCCCGAACATGCGGGGGCGCCCGGGCAGATCCACGGCGGCCGGATGATGGAGTGGATCACCGAGGCCGGCACGCTGGCGGCGGCGCGCCTGGCCCGCGGCAACGCCGTACTGGGGGCGATGGACGACATCGACTTCCTCCATCCCGTCAAGGTGGGCGAGATCGCTATCCTGCGCGCTCAGGTGGAATACGTGGGGCGCACCTCGCTGGAGGTGGGGGTACGGGTGTGGGCGGAGAACGTCGCCACCGGTGAGCGCAGCGTCACCCTGAACTCGCATCTGGTCTTCGTCAGCGTGGACGAGGACGCCCGTCCGCGATCCGTCCCTCACAAGATCGCGCCGGCCGACACGGCCGAGGAGGCGCTCGTCGAGGCCGCCCGCCGGCGGCGCCAGCAGCGTCTGGTCCGCTTCGCCCAGAAGGCGGCGCGCGTCAGCGACACCGGGAGTGACGACGACATCAGGTGGCGGTTCGAGTCGGTGCGCCCCGTGCTCCCCGAGGACGCGCTGTTCGGCAACATGCTGTTCCCCGGCAAGATGCTGCGGGCGCTCGACGAGGCGGGCGGGATCCTGTCGATGCGCTACTGCCGGGGTCTGGTGATGACCGCGTGCCTGGACGCGATGGACTTCTACTCGCCCATCTTCACGCGCGAGGTGGTCACGTTCAAAGCCGGGTTGAATCATGTCGGGACCTCCTCGCTCGAGATCGGCGTCAAGGTCCTGGCGGAGAAGCCCTGGACCGGCGAGGTGCGCCACGCCTGCACGGCCTTTCTGGCCTTCGTGCACCTCGGGCCCGATCGAAGGCCGCGTCCATGCCCGCCGTTCACGCCGGAGACCCCGGCCGAGCGGCGGCGCTGGGACGCGGCGCTGGCGCGACGCGAGCTACGCCTGGAGCGGGTGAAGCGGCTGCGGGCCGCCATTGGAGGTTAG
- a CDS encoding twin-arginine translocation signal domain-containing protein, with protein sequence MDGLAGREAPHRRDVLKLGATALTAATVGGPIRLPTPAEAQTPKRGGVFRVRGEDAATGFDPHLTVNHHAWSLGHGAPNPTVPAALREWSIPIDQLSPEGRRLYEQNLPEAKRLLADAGHLRGLKVPPGRRPSAGARTMRTRSRSPCGTGSQPASRRS encoded by the coding sequence ATGGACGGCCTGGCCGGGCGCGAAGCTCCGCATCGTCGCGACGTCCTCAAGCTCGGCGCCACCGCCCTCACCGCGGCGACCGTGGGCGGGCCCATCCGACTCCCGACTCCGGCCGAGGCCCAAACGCCGAAGCGGGGCGGGGTCTTCCGAGTCCGCGGGGAGGACGCCGCGACCGGGTTCGACCCCCACCTGACGGTCAACCACCATGCCTGGTCGCTCGGGCACGGGGCCCCGAACCCCACCGTCCCGGCCGCGCTGAGGGAATGGTCGATTCCCATCGACCAGCTCTCCCCGGAGGGCCGCCGGCTGTACGAGCAGAACCTCCCCGAGGCCAAGCGCCTGCTGGCTGATGCTGGCCATCTCCGCGGCCTCAAGGTCCCCCCCGGGAGGCGACCCTCGGCTGGAGCCCGGACTATGCGGACGCGCTCCAGATCACCATGCGGAACTGGAAGTCAGCCGGCATCGAGGCGGAGCTGA